The proteins below are encoded in one region of Sphingobacterium sp. R2:
- a CDS encoding L-serine ammonia-lyase, with translation MSKEQISVFDMFKIGIGPSSSHTLGPWRAAQQFTAVLKSNGVLNDIEQVKILLYGSLAKTGAGHGTDIAVLLGLSGDDPVTFDVNQVTPKVDHIKASRELQVAGERTIPFSYPEDLLFLYAESLPFHPNAVTFQAFLSNGKAISETYYSIGGGFVVQENDTEGVLSEVDLPFPVDTAQELLHWTMKTGLKISELVLENECAWREESETLAGVLTIYQTIQECIYRGCHTGGTLPGGLNVERRAAKLNKKLMQGRTYRDYTSWVGAIREGGQNFQYILDWVSCFALAVNEENASFGRVVTAPTNGASGVIPAVLQYYITFHDGMRENKIIQFILTASEIGSIFKKNATISAAMGGCQAEIGVSSAMAAGALTEVLGGSQRQVLMAAEIAMEHHLGLTCDPIGGLVQIPCIERNTMGAIKAITAAQLALQSNPDKAKVSLDTVVKTMWETALDMNAKYKETADGGLAVNIPLSLPEC, from the coding sequence ATGAGCAAAGAACAGATTTCCGTTTTTGATATGTTTAAGATTGGTATAGGACCCTCTAGTTCACATACCTTAGGACCGTGGCGTGCAGCGCAGCAATTTACCGCAGTACTCAAGTCAAATGGTGTATTAAACGACATCGAACAGGTTAAAATTTTGCTTTATGGTTCTTTAGCTAAGACGGGGGCTGGGCACGGTACTGATATTGCTGTTCTATTAGGATTGAGCGGAGATGATCCCGTCACCTTTGATGTTAATCAAGTTACGCCGAAAGTGGACCATATCAAGGCAAGCCGTGAACTCCAAGTCGCTGGGGAACGAACCATTCCATTTTCCTACCCGGAAGATTTACTTTTTTTATATGCCGAAAGCTTACCTTTTCATCCGAATGCTGTTACTTTTCAGGCTTTTCTATCCAATGGGAAAGCAATTAGTGAAACCTATTATTCTATAGGTGGTGGTTTTGTCGTGCAAGAAAATGATACCGAAGGTGTTTTATCGGAAGTAGACCTTCCATTTCCTGTAGATACTGCGCAGGAACTCCTGCATTGGACAATGAAAACTGGATTGAAAATTTCCGAGCTGGTCCTTGAAAATGAATGTGCATGGCGCGAAGAGAGCGAAACGCTAGCGGGGGTATTAACTATTTATCAAACGATACAGGAGTGTATCTACCGTGGCTGCCATACAGGAGGGACATTGCCCGGAGGACTAAATGTCGAAAGAAGAGCGGCTAAGCTAAATAAGAAATTAATGCAGGGGCGTACCTATCGGGATTATACGTCTTGGGTAGGCGCAATTCGTGAAGGAGGACAAAACTTTCAATATATTCTGGATTGGGTAAGTTGTTTTGCGCTTGCCGTCAATGAAGAAAACGCATCTTTCGGACGTGTGGTAACAGCCCCTACTAACGGCGCATCAGGTGTTATCCCGGCCGTATTGCAGTATTATATCACATTCCACGACGGAATGCGTGAAAATAAAATTATACAGTTTATTCTTACAGCATCTGAAATTGGTTCAATTTTTAAAAAAAATGCAACCATTTCTGCTGCAATGGGAGGCTGTCAGGCAGAGATCGGGGTTTCCTCGGCCATGGCTGCCGGAGCGTTGACCGAAGTGCTGGGTGGATCGCAGCGCCAGGTGTTGATGGCTGCCGAGATTGCTATGGAGCATCATCTCGGATTGACATGCGATCCAATCGGTGGGTTAGTTCAGATCCCATGTATTGAACGCAATACAATGGGTGCTATTAAAGCGATCACTGCTGCACAATTGGCGTTACAATCGAACCCGGATAAAGCAAAGGTTAGTTTGGATACTG
- a CDS encoding glycoside hydrolase family 10 protein: protein MTGKTVLYSFFTFFICSFSIRSHSQQLPKREFRGVWVATIGNIDWPSVKAGNNVAKQKQEFIDLLDQHRSAGLNAIILQVRPAADAFYAKGRELWSRYLTGKQGLAPSPFYDPLEFAINEAHKRGMELHAWFNPYRASTTLNPAHFSEDHITKRHPEWFFTYAGKKLFNPGIPEVRKYIIDVIMDVVKNYDVDGIHFDDYFYPYPDNRNTPVPDQITFGQYNNGIEKIDDWRRNNVNLLVRDLGVAIKKVKPYVKYGISPCGVWDNKENNSAGSETRGLSAYRELYADGVKWMQEGWIDYINPQIYFPFKNRAAAYEILVDWWQKHTYGRHFYVGHGAYRVTENKIGWTDRSQIPRQVRHLREEHNVEGSIYFSSKSLTDNLAGLQDSMRNELYRSPALPPAMPWLDSIPPNAPFGLLVKKSPNAKMNTLFWQKPDMASDGDSAYGYVIYRFNLDEKVGIQDPGKIIFITFDGDKLQYTDDDIKPHQQYKYVVTAIDRMKNESKPSDSRTAIEEN, encoded by the coding sequence ATGACGGGAAAAACAGTTTTATATTCTTTTTTTACATTTTTTATTTGTTCCTTTTCGATTAGATCGCATTCTCAGCAGCTCCCTAAGCGGGAGTTTCGCGGTGTATGGGTTGCAACGATAGGTAACATAGACTGGCCCTCCGTGAAGGCTGGCAATAATGTTGCCAAGCAAAAACAGGAATTTATTGATTTACTGGACCAGCATCGTAGTGCGGGACTGAATGCGATTATTCTGCAAGTGCGTCCTGCGGCAGACGCCTTCTATGCAAAAGGCAGAGAGCTTTGGAGTAGATACTTAACGGGAAAACAGGGATTGGCACCTTCTCCATTTTATGATCCTTTGGAATTTGCAATCAATGAGGCACACAAGAGAGGAATGGAACTTCATGCCTGGTTCAATCCGTATCGTGCTTCAACTACGTTAAATCCCGCTCATTTTTCGGAAGACCATATTACCAAGCGTCACCCTGAATGGTTCTTCACTTATGCCGGCAAAAAACTTTTCAATCCCGGGATTCCCGAAGTACGTAAATATATTATTGATGTGATTATGGATGTGGTTAAGAACTACGATGTAGACGGAATCCACTTCGATGACTATTTCTACCCCTATCCTGATAACAGAAATACGCCCGTACCGGATCAGATTACTTTTGGTCAATATAATAATGGGATTGAAAAAATTGACGACTGGCGACGCAACAACGTCAACCTTTTGGTACGCGACCTTGGTGTTGCTATCAAAAAGGTAAAGCCCTATGTCAAATACGGTATCAGTCCTTGTGGTGTATGGGACAACAAAGAAAACAATAGTGCTGGTTCGGAGACCCGCGGACTGAGCGCTTATCGGGAGTTATATGCTGATGGTGTTAAATGGATGCAGGAAGGTTGGATCGATTATATCAATCCGCAGATCTATTTTCCTTTCAAAAATCGAGCAGCGGCGTATGAGATCTTAGTTGACTGGTGGCAGAAACACACCTATGGCCGCCATTTTTATGTGGGCCATGGTGCTTACCGTGTTACCGAAAATAAGATCGGCTGGACAGACCGAAGTCAAATTCCGAGACAGGTACGCCACTTAAGGGAGGAACACAATGTGGAAGGAAGTATTTATTTTAGTTCCAAATCGCTTACGGATAACCTCGCTGGGTTGCAGGACTCTATGCGGAATGAACTATACCGAAGCCCTGCTTTACCACCTGCGATGCCTTGGCTAGACAGTATTCCACCGAATGCACCCTTTGGTCTTTTAGTGAAAAAATCGCCCAATGCTAAAATGAACACCCTATTTTGGCAAAAGCCAGATATGGCAAGCGATGGGGACTCTGCCTATGGTTATGTAATCTATCGATTCAACCTCGATGAAAAAGTCGGCATCCAGGATCCGGGAAAAATTATCTTTATCACCTTTGACGGAGATAAGCTTCAGTATACCGATGACGACATCAAACCGCACCAACAGTATAAATATGTCGTGACGGCAATAGACCGAATGAAAAATGAAAGTAAGCCGTCTGATAGTAGGACAGCCATCGAAGAGAATTAA
- a CDS encoding glycoside hydrolase family 3 protein — MFKKFGLAILALVGTIPFLKAQDKKDFVRYINSQHEWVDSVFNTLTPKEKVAQLFLVRAHTNLGQKYIDSVAQVIQDEHLGGLVVFQGGPVRHVDMFNRYQSLSKVPLMMTFDGEWGLGMRMPDSTLSFPYQMTLGAVQDNKLIYRMGREVALDFHRIGMHFNFAPDVDINNNPKNPVIGIRSFGDNKYNVTQKARAYMEGMVDGGILASIKHFPGHGDTDVDSHYDLPQLPFDKKRLDSLEMYPFKELIKAGAPAVMVAHMNIPSLDDTPNMPSSISKKVVTDLLRNELGFKGLTVTDAMDMKGVKKFFPNGEADVQAIIAGHDLLEVSENSKRAIDLIIKAIEAGRISQADIDARVKRVLAAKLWLGLDKYQATVLHNLYSDLHRASAVQLIDELSDAAITALNSTEKLKSFKKDLPTAIINIGITANQTFQNELGAALTNETQYFITDSMSKDDIKRLTKEIKKNKQFIIAVHDTRLRPRPTMVLNKDVQGLMKKFAKKSILTLFTNAYALNDFEAAKKAKTILLAYQNDAFMQKAAVKTILGHNIPKGKLPVTINKKFKYGQGK; from the coding sequence ATGTTCAAAAAATTCGGTCTGGCAATATTGGCATTAGTCGGCACAATTCCTTTCTTGAAAGCTCAGGATAAAAAAGATTTTGTGCGCTATATTAACTCTCAGCATGAATGGGTAGATTCGGTATTCAATACTTTGACACCAAAAGAAAAAGTTGCTCAGTTATTTTTAGTTCGTGCACACACCAACCTGGGCCAAAAGTATATTGACTCCGTCGCACAGGTGATACAAGACGAGCATTTAGGGGGGCTGGTCGTATTCCAGGGCGGTCCAGTACGACATGTAGACATGTTTAATCGGTATCAGTCACTATCTAAGGTTCCTTTGATGATGACATTTGATGGCGAATGGGGTTTGGGTATGCGCATGCCGGACTCTACTTTGTCATTTCCTTATCAAATGACATTAGGCGCCGTGCAGGATAATAAGTTAATCTATCGTATGGGGCGTGAGGTTGCCTTAGATTTTCATCGCATAGGGATGCATTTTAATTTTGCGCCCGACGTAGATATCAACAATAACCCCAAAAATCCAGTAATAGGTATCCGTTCTTTTGGTGACAATAAATATAATGTGACCCAAAAGGCAAGGGCTTATATGGAGGGTATGGTGGATGGTGGAATATTGGCTTCCATCAAGCATTTCCCTGGTCATGGAGATACCGACGTGGATTCACATTACGATCTGCCGCAGCTTCCTTTTGATAAAAAGCGATTGGATAGCCTTGAAATGTATCCTTTCAAAGAGCTGATCAAAGCTGGTGCTCCCGCTGTTATGGTGGCTCACATGAATATTCCGAGTTTGGACGACACTCCTAATATGCCATCCTCTATTTCCAAGAAGGTTGTTACCGATCTTTTACGTAATGAACTTGGATTCAAAGGACTAACCGTTACAGATGCGATGGACATGAAAGGCGTGAAGAAATTTTTTCCAAACGGTGAAGCCGATGTACAGGCCATTATTGCAGGCCATGATCTACTTGAAGTGTCGGAAAATAGCAAACGGGCAATCGATTTAATAATAAAAGCGATTGAAGCGGGACGTATTTCCCAGGCCGATATTGATGCGCGCGTCAAAAGAGTGCTCGCCGCTAAATTATGGCTTGGTTTAGATAAATACCAGGCAACTGTTTTACATAATCTATACAGTGATCTACACCGTGCCTCGGCAGTTCAGCTTATTGATGAACTTTCAGATGCAGCAATAACCGCATTGAACTCGACAGAAAAATTGAAGTCATTCAAGAAAGATTTACCCACCGCTATTATCAATATCGGAATCACCGCCAACCAAACTTTTCAAAATGAATTAGGAGCTGCGCTGACCAATGAAACACAATATTTCATCACTGATAGTATGAGTAAAGATGACATTAAGCGTTTGACAAAAGAAATTAAAAAGAATAAGCAGTTTATTATCGCTGTACACGATACAAGACTTCGTCCGCGCCCAACGATGGTGTTAAATAAAGATGTGCAAGGGTTGATGAAGAAATTTGCAAAAAAATCAATCTTGACCTTATTTACTAATGCTTATGCATTAAATGATTTTGAAGCGGCAAAAAAGGCGAAGACCATTTTGCTCGCCTATCAGAATGATGCATTCATGCAGAAAGCAGCAGTAAAAACGATTTTAGGGCATAATATCCCGAAAGGCAAGCTCCCTGTAACAATTAATAAGAAATTTAAATACGGGCAGGGCAAATAA
- a CDS encoding TetR/AcrR family transcriptional regulator encodes MKESVLSRKERIMKEALLLFSDQGYTNTSTKTIAQNAGVSEALIFKHFGNKDALLVYLIKSGYRKVLTHHRGMMTYREPKEFLRTMINLPSKLVSAEPIFWRLQERLSHHPFSKQQHEQFMKPVQPIIHRAFKELGYESPEFETEFLLLIIDTLWKKEAIGELENTMELTLFLEKKYNLI; translated from the coding sequence ATGAAAGAAAGTGTTTTGAGTAGAAAAGAGCGTATTATGAAAGAAGCATTGCTGCTTTTCTCAGATCAAGGCTATACAAATACCTCTACCAAAACGATTGCCCAAAATGCTGGCGTCTCTGAAGCGTTGATCTTTAAACATTTTGGAAACAAAGATGCGCTGTTGGTTTATTTGATTAAATCAGGATATCGCAAAGTGCTTACCCATCACCGCGGCATGATGACCTATCGCGAACCAAAAGAATTTCTGCGCACAATGATCAATCTCCCAAGTAAGCTGGTGAGTGCAGAACCCATATTTTGGCGATTGCAGGAGCGTTTGTCTCATCATCCATTTTCAAAACAGCAGCATGAACAGTTTATGAAACCGGTCCAGCCCATTATTCATCGTGCTTTTAAAGAATTAGGTTATGAAAGTCCTGAGTTTGAAACTGAGTTCTTATTGCTGATCATAGATACCTTATGGAAAAAAGAAGCTATCGGAGAATTGGAGAATACCATGGAACTGACCCTGTTTTTAGAGAAAAAGTATAACCTGATTTAG
- a CDS encoding outer membrane beta-barrel protein, with protein MKINLWTISLLAISMLLLGKNVLAQHYITGTLLDDRTSRPIQAASITFIAVKDSIKFQVPTDILGKFSSSKLVDGDYLVTAQAMGYATDLRRVKLLGKTVDLTFKLSSAEIVLDEINIAASSIQVKGDTLEFDTKKYVTQDFADADELIKQIPGVEIDDDGNVKAQGESVNKIIIDGREFFSTDPKVALKNLPADVIAKIQIIDDKTEQAKFSGFDDGKRMKVINIVTKPDKRKSYFGKLSGGAGPDQKYAINTKVTKMNPKRQYSIDINTNNVNQPNGFAPRGNTRGRTGQGVTTRFNAGFNYLDRFFDDRMDFNANYTYNYTDNNVLSQSKTEYTAGNRANQINNQNQFNNTYSNNHALSVRANWKIDSIQKLDFQPNFSYQNNDRNSSSMGNTLLNLAEMLNSSDRRNKSFGENFNWGGDLTYMRRLNKPGRTISFNINGSFSSNKSHAENFALNSYYKDGLFSRVDTVNNRNYSLGDNNGFRSKIAYTEMLGKYSRVQGNYTFRNTARYSDRKTYGFLAETGQLGELKNRLSNEFRNDFVYHSGGVSYLFSKKDSIRFQIGLDYQTAAQVNDKLFPNTLTTKSHFTSLLPNLNFQYNFNKDTRIEFRYNTKTNTPSIEQLQDFIDNQNPLRISSGNPNLKQEYDHNLVLQFRSINKGTGKSFTSNFTADFIQHKISNTIFTTDSAFTITEDVVLGPGGQYITPENFDGVYNLKWQNSLGYRVEPLKLNLNLNNNMYFNQNYTLLNLEKVNAQTYGISQRIGVNSAFSKDVIIGLDYNGNLAFSKNSASEKSNYSSYKHTIGNSIALTLLKTWTLNSTFNYLYNGSILNSPSTTSLLWNVSVGKKLFKRRNAEINLTVFDLFNDNKNINQQVNDLWIRVSESNAITRYAVLSFTYHIRGLGGKSVMKNRR; from the coding sequence ATGAAGATCAACTTGTGGACTATCTCACTTCTAGCGATCAGTATGTTGTTATTGGGAAAAAATGTCCTAGCCCAGCACTATATTACGGGCACGCTGCTGGATGATAGAACATCACGCCCTATCCAAGCTGCAAGTATCACGTTCATCGCGGTGAAAGATTCAATTAAATTTCAGGTTCCTACAGATATTTTAGGCAAGTTTAGCAGCAGCAAACTTGTCGACGGCGACTATTTGGTTACAGCACAAGCGATGGGCTATGCGACAGACCTTCGCCGCGTTAAGCTACTTGGTAAAACCGTTGACCTTACGTTCAAACTCAGTAGCGCTGAAATTGTATTGGATGAAATCAACATCGCTGCGAGCAGTATACAGGTTAAAGGGGATACGCTCGAATTTGATACGAAGAAATATGTTACACAAGATTTTGCAGATGCCGACGAATTGATCAAACAGATTCCTGGGGTTGAAATTGATGACGATGGCAATGTTAAAGCTCAGGGTGAGTCCGTCAATAAGATTATTATTGATGGTCGGGAGTTTTTCAGCACAGATCCTAAAGTGGCGTTGAAAAATCTTCCTGCCGATGTTATTGCTAAGATCCAAATCATTGATGATAAAACAGAACAAGCGAAATTTAGTGGTTTTGATGATGGAAAACGGATGAAAGTGATCAATATTGTCACCAAACCCGATAAAAGAAAATCCTATTTCGGCAAGCTCTCTGGGGGGGCAGGTCCTGACCAAAAATATGCCATCAATACAAAGGTAACCAAAATGAATCCTAAACGGCAATATTCAATTGACATCAATACCAACAATGTCAATCAGCCCAATGGTTTTGCCCCTCGCGGAAACACAAGAGGCCGCACTGGTCAGGGGGTGACGACACGATTCAATGCGGGCTTTAATTATTTGGACCGTTTTTTTGATGACCGGATGGACTTCAATGCCAATTACACCTACAACTATACCGACAACAATGTACTCAGCCAAAGCAAAACAGAATATACTGCAGGCAACCGGGCAAACCAAATCAACAATCAGAATCAATTTAACAATACTTACAGCAACAACCATGCACTGTCGGTCCGCGCAAACTGGAAGATAGATTCTATTCAAAAGCTGGACTTTCAACCTAATTTCTCCTATCAAAATAACGACAGGAACAGTAGCTCTATGGGTAATACCTTATTAAATCTTGCCGAGATGCTAAATAGTTCTGACCGCAGGAATAAGAGCTTTGGAGAAAATTTCAACTGGGGCGGAGACCTCACGTATATGCGTAGACTCAACAAACCAGGTCGCACCATCAGTTTTAATATCAATGGTTCATTTAGCAGCAATAAAAGCCATGCTGAAAATTTCGCGCTAAACTCGTATTATAAGGATGGTCTATTCAGCCGGGTCGATACCGTCAACAACAGAAATTATTCCCTTGGTGACAATAATGGTTTTCGTTCCAAAATTGCCTATACAGAAATGTTAGGTAAATATTCCCGAGTGCAGGGGAATTATACTTTTCGGAATACTGCACGTTATTCGGACCGGAAGACCTATGGATTCCTAGCTGAAACAGGTCAGCTCGGGGAATTAAAAAACCGTCTTTCCAATGAATTTCGAAATGATTTTGTCTACCATAGCGGTGGTGTCTCCTACTTATTTAGCAAAAAAGACAGCATAAGGTTTCAGATTGGCTTAGATTATCAGACTGCAGCGCAAGTCAATGACAAATTATTCCCCAATACGCTGACAACAAAAAGTCACTTTACCAGTCTGCTGCCTAATTTGAACTTCCAGTATAATTTCAATAAGGACACACGGATTGAGTTTCGTTATAATACGAAGACTAACACACCTTCAATCGAGCAATTGCAGGATTTTATAGACAATCAAAACCCGCTTCGTATCAGCTCCGGAAACCCAAATCTTAAACAGGAGTATGACCATAACCTTGTCTTGCAATTCAGATCAATCAATAAGGGCACCGGCAAAAGCTTCACCTCTAATTTTACAGCAGATTTTATTCAACATAAAATCTCCAATACCATTTTCACCACAGATTCGGCATTTACAATCACGGAAGACGTCGTATTGGGACCGGGAGGACAGTATATCACGCCCGAAAACTTCGATGGAGTTTATAACCTGAAATGGCAGAACAGTCTTGGGTATCGCGTTGAACCGTTGAAGCTCAACTTAAATCTGAACAACAATATGTATTTCAACCAGAATTACACTTTGTTGAATCTGGAAAAGGTCAATGCGCAAACATATGGGATAAGTCAACGCATCGGTGTCAATTCAGCATTCAGTAAAGACGTTATCATTGGATTAGATTACAATGGAAACCTCGCCTTCTCCAAGAACTCCGCAAGCGAGAAATCGAATTATTCGTCCTATAAGCATACCATTGGCAATTCCATTGCATTGACCCTATTAAAAACATGGACACTCAATTCAACATTCAACTACCTATACAATGGTAGTATCCTGAATTCACCGAGTACAACAAGTTTGCTATGGAACGTTTCTGTGGGCAAAAAACTCTTTAAGCGCAGGAACGCCGAAATCAATCTCACGGTATTTGATCTATTTAATGACAATAAAAATATCAATCAGCAGGTCAACGATCTTTGGATACGCGTTTCGGAGTCCAATGCCATAACGCGCTACGCGGTATTAAGTTTCACTTATCATATTCGTGGGCTTGGCGGAAAATCGGTGATGAAAAATCGTCGTTAA
- a CDS encoding response regulator transcription factor: MIKILYVEDEPSLGMIVADSLEANGFHVTHCCNGHEALEAFIEVRPDILVVDVMMPVMDGFTLATKIRESDTQVPIIFLTAKVQTEDVVRGFRLGGDDYVKKPFKIEELVVRIESLLKNSPKMLFGQKLMIGDYSLDSLKHQLTYQGEVLKLSFRESELLRKLYEHKDKVIPREDIMRAYWSHDKYFTGRSLDVFISRIRKYLSQDERIKITNVRGVGYMLTVD; encoded by the coding sequence ATGATTAAAATTTTATATGTAGAGGATGAGCCGAGCCTCGGAATGATCGTTGCCGATAGCCTAGAAGCCAATGGTTTCCATGTCACCCATTGTTGTAATGGGCACGAGGCCTTGGAAGCGTTTATAGAAGTAAGACCAGATATTTTGGTTGTAGATGTCATGATGCCCGTCATGGATGGCTTTACACTGGCGACAAAGATAAGAGAATCTGATACCCAGGTGCCCATTATATTCCTGACGGCCAAAGTACAGACAGAGGATGTTGTCAGGGGATTTCGTTTAGGCGGGGATGATTATGTCAAAAAGCCATTTAAAATCGAAGAACTTGTCGTACGCATAGAATCCCTATTAAAAAATAGTCCAAAGATGCTATTCGGTCAGAAACTGATGATCGGAGACTATAGTCTAGATAGCTTAAAGCATCAGTTAACTTATCAGGGTGAGGTACTCAAGCTATCTTTCCGCGAAAGTGAACTGCTGCGAAAGCTATACGAGCATAAAGATAAAGTCATTCCACGGGAGGATATTATGCGGGCTTATTGGAGCCATGATAAGTATTTTACGGGGCGGAGTTTAGACGTGTTTATCAGTCGCATACGCAAATACCTCAGTCAGGATGAGCGGATCAAGATTACCAATGTCAGAGGAGTGGGGTATATGCTTACCGTCGATTGA
- a CDS encoding sensor histidine kinase yields the protein MGRRFKLLISLIVLIGSGITVVLGIWLYGSYTNRRDLFLSTAERSLFNAVQEAYQARNGDRQLDGPEADRNRLLQDVKQELSGLLPASELDKALQRVNTERPKNERFDRESHNRREKIFPKNREGQGAIIPPFLFRDFDMNTANLNLIETKFKESLNNKSISVPFEMAIVTIAHDQIKDVRRKYRDANLAWTRPMMVNPQKNEFLVIKFQEDWKYLLYSLSWQLLISLLLIGLLLGTFFYLMKTILTQNKMAELRKNFVDNMTHELKTPVSTVMAAIEAIQMYGVKDDKEKLNRYLNISKRELEHLSNMIEKVLQMDIDANRGIVLQRSDFDLVAMVKGAIEVAQLNKAKNVDFNLIVIPDKIMINGDEAHLKNVVNNLLENAIKYAGQEVYIEVEVKEMKENIHIRITDNGKGISSEYHNQIFDMFFRVPSGNLHDVKGFGLGLAYVKQVVKRHDGKITVDSELSKGSTFRILLPH from the coding sequence ATGGGTAGAAGATTTAAATTACTGATCAGTTTGATCGTTTTAATCGGGTCAGGAATTACTGTAGTTTTGGGGATTTGGCTCTATGGAAGTTATACCAATCGTCGGGATCTATTCCTATCCACTGCTGAGCGTTCACTCTTCAACGCTGTTCAGGAGGCGTACCAAGCACGCAATGGAGATCGGCAGTTAGATGGCCCCGAGGCTGATCGGAACCGCTTGCTCCAGGATGTAAAACAAGAGCTTTCGGGATTATTACCCGCTTCAGAGCTTGATAAGGCTTTACAACGAGTAAATACCGAACGGCCTAAAAACGAGCGTTTTGATCGTGAGAGCCACAATAGGAGAGAAAAAATATTTCCTAAAAATCGCGAAGGACAGGGCGCAATCATTCCACCCTTTTTGTTCCGTGACTTTGATATGAATACAGCCAATCTGAATTTGATCGAAACAAAATTCAAAGAATCTTTAAACAACAAGAGCATATCGGTGCCATTTGAAATGGCTATTGTGACTATTGCACATGATCAAATTAAAGATGTGCGTCGCAAGTACCGAGATGCGAACCTCGCCTGGACGAGGCCTATGATGGTCAATCCGCAAAAAAATGAATTTTTAGTGATCAAATTTCAGGAGGATTGGAAGTATCTGTTGTATAGCTTGAGCTGGCAGCTACTCATCTCGTTGCTATTGATAGGGCTGCTGCTGGGCACATTCTTCTATTTAATGAAAACCATTCTTACCCAAAATAAGATGGCCGAACTCCGTAAGAATTTTGTCGATAACATGACACATGAGCTTAAAACACCAGTATCTACCGTTATGGCAGCCATAGAAGCTATACAAATGTATGGTGTAAAGGATGACAAGGAAAAGTTGAACCGGTATCTGAATATCTCCAAAAGAGAGCTTGAACATCTGTCCAATATGATCGAAAAGGTGCTTCAGATGGATATTGATGCCAACAGAGGGATTGTTCTACAGCGTTCGGATTTCGATCTTGTCGCTATGGTGAAAGGAGCTATTGAAGTTGCCCAGCTGAATAAAGCTAAAAATGTTGATTTTAACCTTATTGTGATACCGGATAAGATCATGATCAATGGCGATGAAGCCCATTTAAAAAATGTGGTTAATAATTTGCTTGAAAATGCGATAAAATATGCTGGACAAGAAGTTTATATTGAGGTGGAAGTGAAGGAAATGAAGGAAAATATCCATATTCGTATTACCGATAATGGCAAAGGGATTTCTTCCGAATACCATAATCAGATTTTTGATATGTTTTTTCGGGTTCCGTCCGGTAATCTACACGATGTAAAGGGATTTGGTTTGGGACTTGCCTATGTCAAGCAGGTGGTCAAAAGACACGATGGGAAAATTACTGTCGACAGTGAGCTTAGCAAAGGAAGTACCTTTCGTATTCTTTTACCTCATTAA